In a single window of the Osmia bicornis bicornis chromosome 7, iOsmBic2.1, whole genome shotgun sequence genome:
- the LOC114881267 gene encoding uncharacterized protein LOC114881267 produces the protein MYTAIWCKIKELAPMLHKNLKFTITDYETAAMVTLEQQFPSSIVKGCWFHYNQAVLRKWRHLGLTDAPTKVLSMAMTLALVSTDLFEQRFLEIEREAASFISEYVAIKIFIEYIRSTWLPKADKVSVNDCPMRTNNITECYNNIVLLKMGKGKKNIGYFWKN, from the exons ATGTATACAGCAATATGGTGCAAGATAAAAGAATTAGCTCCAATGCTTCataagaatttaaaatttacaattacGGATTATGAAACTGCAGCGATGGTTACATTGGAGCAACAGTTTCCTTCGAGCATTGTAAAGGGCTGCTGGTTTCACTATAATCAg GCAGTACTACGAAAATGGCGCCATTTAGGTCTCACAGATGCACCAACTAAAGTATTGTCAATGGCAATGACTTTAGCCTTAGTTTCTACAGATCTTTTTGAACAACGTTTTCTTGAAATTGAACGTGAAGCAGCTTCTTTTATTTCTGAGTATgttgcaattaaaatttttattgaatataTACGATCCACATGGCTACCAAAGGCAGACAAAGTTTCAGTAAACGATTGCCCCATGAGAACAAATAACATAACAGAatgttataataatattgttttacTGAAAATGGGAAAAGGCAAAAAGAACATTGGATATTTTTGG AAAAACTAG
- the LOC114881624 gene encoding uncharacterized protein LOC114881624 has protein sequence MQTTDHTSSNGTRHKSLVNQLRLRRQRSSLDVHGVGGARTSQTNGVVNITLHSNYRPLAVTVHAHVLTKVTTCLPSEPPARPTLPSHLEKMNLADPQFLTSRPVDILGADAYDEQECEDHFKTTHSRDSAGRYIVRLPLKLHPRALGNSYQTAHSCLQRILRRLSKDAQYKQLYTKFMLEYEQLGHMLGSTTTALRVVFNGSSPTSSGYSLNDLLHTGPNLMLNIADLLIWIRRYKHLLATTVTKMYRQIKVHPDDWSLQQILWLDDAQQETQYQLTTVTYGTKAAPYLAVRTLLQLAEDEGSKYPLAVEPIKNGRYVDDIFGGADTAEHLQDVANQLTQLCQAGGFPLAKWHSTSKSLLEDLAPDQNNAAISFDDCATKILGIKWIPYQDTLNFSTISATQRTQFTKRLILSEELGWDDILPSHITQRWLLIREDLTSLARLSIPRWFNTTTTSTVELHGFSDASVLAMAAVVYLVVHAPSTGTHTSLICSEMRVTPLKRLTIPRLELTAVLLLSKLMRHVHATLNLTVSQTFMWTDSEVTLAWIKTHPSKWKDCVRNRVIQIQEITQNYHWSDGGILLRITVLCLKFVDKLCKRQDASPTHFISAADMERARIYWIQATQSTYFKEELAALAKKVTLPSTHPFTRLTAYLDHQGIARVGGPLQHSELSHDGKHPVILPRDSRFSALLIEHAHRQTMHGGTQSTLAFLRQRYWILGGRAPVKTHILRCVKCARQRGIRAHQLMGLLPLCRVTPSRPFTHTGVDYAGPLTLKTWKGRGAKTQKGWVCVFVCFATSAVHLEVVTDYSADAFIAAYRRFAARRGTAASLYSDCGTNFQGADAQLKKQFKDSTRENQDLAALLAKDGTQWHFNPPAAPHMGGKWEVVVKSLKFHLKRTIGDALLTFEESITLLAQIEAILNSRPLEPLSDDPDDVSALSPGHFLIGSPLNTVPEPTLLDVSVNRLSRWQFLQQRLQQFWRLWSTQYLQRLQAISKWHHPSNEIKVGSLVLITDERLPPGKWPMARVLSLMPGKDGLTRVVHLKTATTTLTRPIAKLALLHQPSQDNADTQTTSSTSR, from the exons ATGCAGACCACGGACCACACTTCTAGCAACGGCACTCGCCACA AGTCTTTAGTAAATCAGCTTAGACTCAGACGACAACGCTCCTCATTGGATGTTCACGgagttggtggagcaaggacctCGCAGACGAATGGAGTGGTCAATATTACCCTCCATTCCAATTACAGACCGCTTGCGGTCACCGTGCACGCACACGTGCTCACGAAGGTAACCACTTGCTTGCCATCAGAACCACCAGCTCGTCCAACGCTGCCATCGCATCTGGAGAAAATGAACCTCGCAGATCCTCAATTTCTCACATCCAGACCAGTGGACATTCTCGGAGCAGACGCATACG acgagcaagagtgcgaagatcatttCAAGACCACGCATTCAAGAGACTCCGCAGGAAGAtacatcgtgcgattgccgctcAAACTCCACCCAAGAGCACTCGGCAATTCATATCAGACGGCGCACAGCTGTCTTCAGCGGATTCTCAGACGACTCAGCAAGGACGCTCAGTACAAAcagctgtacaccaagttcatgctcGAATACGAGCAACTTGGTCACatg TTGGGCAGTACGACCACCGCATTGCGTGTGGTTTTCAATGGTTCCAGTCCAACTTCTTCAGGATACTCGCTGAACGATCTTCTACACACTGGTCCAAATCTGATGCTGAACATTGCAGATCTGCTCATTTGGATACGCAGATACAAACATCTGCTTGCAACCACCGTCACGAAGATGTACCGGCAGATCAAGGTACATCCAGACGACTGGAGCTTGCAGCAGATACTTTGGCTTGATGACGCACAACAGGAAACgcagtaccagctgaccacggtcacgtacGGGACGAAAGCTGCTCCGTACTTGGCGGTTCGAACACTCCTGCAACTCGCTGAGGATGAAGGGTCGAAATATCCCCTTGCTGTTGAACCCATCAAAAACGGCAGGTATGTCGATGATATTTTTGGTGGTGCAGATACAGCAGAGCATCTACAGGACGTTGCAAATCAGCTGACGCAACTCTGTCAAGCTGGTGGATTTCCATTGGCAAAGTGGCATTCCACGAGCAAATCGTTGCTAGAAGACCTCGCACCAGATCAGAACAACGCTGCAATTTCATTCGACGACTGCGCAAccaaaattctcggaattaaaTGGATTCCATATCAGGACACGCTGAACTTCTCGACCATATCAGCTACTCAACGCACGCAGTTCACGAAACGCCTCATTCTCTCCGAA GAACTCGGTTGGGACGACATTCTGCCTTCTCACATCACTCAACGATGGCTACTCATCAGGGAAGATCTAACCAGTCTGGCCAGACTTTCTATCCcacgatggttcaacacaACGACCACGTCTACAGTTGAACTTCACGGCTTCTCTGATGCATCAGTCCTCGCAATGGCAGCCGTCGTCTATCTCGTTGTCCACGCACCGTCCACGGGTACCCACACATCTCTGATCTGCTCGGAAATGAgagtgacaccactcaaaCGTCTGACCATCCCGAGGTTGGAACTCACAGCAGTGCTGCTACTTTCGAAACTGATGCGGCATGTTCACGCTACTTTGAACTTGACCGTTTCTCAGACATTTATGTGGACGGACTCAGAAGTTACGCTGGCATGGATCAAGACTcacccctccaaatggaaggattgcgtacgcaacagggtaatccaGATCCAGGAGATCACGCAGAACTATCACTGGAGTGAtggaggcat ATTACTCAGAATCACCGTTCTTtgcctcaaattcgtggacaagctgtGCAAACGACAGGAcgcttcgcccacgcattTCATCTCAGCAGCTGATATGGAGAGGGCCAGAATCTATtggattcaggccacgcaGTCCACCTACTTCAAGGAGGAACTCGCTGCACTCGCCAAAAAAGTTACGCTGCCGTCAACGCATCCATTCACGAGGCTCACCGCTTACCTTGACCATCAAGGGATCGCCAGAGTAGGCGGACCCCTCCAACACTCAGAGCTTTCGCACGACGGCAAACATCCTGTCATTTTGCCTCGTGATTCTAGATTCTCAGCACTTCTCATCGAACACGCACATCGTCAGACCATGCATGGAGGTACGCAATCCACCCTCGCTtttctcagacaacgctactggattctcggtggacgagctccagtgAAGACGCATATCCTGCGGTGTGTGAAGTgtgctcggcagagggggatccgtgcccatcaactgatgggccTACTACCTCTTTGTCGAGTCACTCCATCACGCCCGTTCACCCACACTGGGGTGGACTATGCaggaccgctcacgctgaaGACTTGGAAAGGCAGAGGAGCCAAGACGCAGAAAGGGTGGGTTTGTGTATTCGTCTGCTTCGCAACATCAGCTGTACACTTGGAAGTTGTCACCGATTACTCAGCCGACGCATTCATCGCAGCTTATCGCAGATTCGCAGCAAGGAGAGGAACTGCAGCTTCTCTCTACTCAGATTGCGGTaccaacttccaaggagcaGACGCCCAGTTGAAAAAGCAGTTCAAGGACAGCACACGCGAAAATCAGGACCTCGCAGCTCTACTCGCCAAGGATGGTACGCAGTGGCActtcaaccctcctgccgctCCACACATGGGTGGAAAATGGGAGGTAGTTGTCAAGTCTCTCAAATTCCATCTGAAGAGGACGATTGGAGATGCTTTACTGACGTTCGAGGAATCAATAACATTGCTCGCGCAGATTGAAGCCATCCTCAATTCAAGACCGTTGGAACCACTCAGCGATGATCCAGACGACGTCTCAGCCCTCTCACCAGGGCACTTCCTGATCGGATCGCCGCTCAATACAGTGCCAGAGCCCACGCTTCTCGACGTCTCAGTCAACCGACTGTCAAGGTGGCAATTTCTGCAGCAGCGCCTCCAACAATTTTGGAGACTCTGGTCCACGCAGTACTTGCAGCGACTCCAGGCCATCTCTAAATGGCATCATCCGTCCAACGAGATCAAGGTAGGCTCTCTTGTTCTCATtactgatgaacgcttgcccccAGGGAAATGGCCCATGGCCAGGGTTCTCAGTCTGATGCCAGGAAAGGATGGACTGACCAGGGTCGTCCACctcaagacggccaccacgaCGCTCACGCGGCCCATCGCCAAGCTGGCTCTGCTTCATCAGCCCTCTCAGGACAACGCGGACACGCAGACcacatcatcgaccagtcgctga